The following coding sequences lie in one Myxococcus xanthus genomic window:
- a CDS encoding queuosine precursor transporter, which translates to MLLDRRLQLFVVLVGVFVTSLVVGDIISVKLFEAKVGPVVAVMSIGILPFPVTFLLTDILNEFYGKRAARFVTWVGFFMAIFAVVVIAMAVQVPWAPLTRAPDFSGTVEGSFNNVFAGSQRFLVASMMAYLVGQFCDIAIFNGLKRLTRNRFLWVRATGSTLVSQLLDTVVVQYVAWTGVLPNSTILGIIYTSYVVKLLVAVGLTPFIYLGHAFVERKLGIAPLVLGENGEPIAPPAPPVTQEEQPRAA; encoded by the coding sequence ATGCTCCTCGACAGACGGCTTCAGCTCTTCGTGGTGTTGGTGGGGGTGTTCGTCACCTCGCTGGTGGTGGGCGACATCATCAGCGTGAAGCTGTTCGAGGCGAAGGTGGGGCCGGTGGTGGCGGTGATGTCCATCGGCATCCTGCCCTTCCCGGTGACGTTCCTCCTCACGGATATCCTCAACGAGTTCTACGGGAAGAGGGCGGCCCGCTTCGTGACGTGGGTGGGCTTCTTCATGGCCATCTTCGCGGTCGTGGTGATTGCCATGGCCGTGCAGGTGCCGTGGGCGCCGCTGACGCGTGCGCCGGACTTCTCGGGTACGGTGGAAGGCTCGTTCAACAACGTCTTCGCCGGCTCACAGCGCTTCCTCGTCGCGTCGATGATGGCGTACCTGGTGGGCCAGTTCTGCGACATCGCCATCTTCAACGGGCTCAAGCGACTGACGCGCAACCGGTTCTTGTGGGTGCGGGCGACGGGCTCCACGCTGGTGTCGCAGCTCCTCGACACGGTGGTGGTGCAGTACGTGGCGTGGACGGGCGTGCTGCCCAACTCCACCATCCTCGGCATCATCTACACGTCCTACGTGGTGAAGTTGCTGGTCGCGGTGGGCCTGACGCCCTTCATCTACCTGGGCCACGCCTTCGTCGAGCGCAAGCTGGGCATCGCCCCCCTGGTGCTGGGGGAGAACGGTGAACCCATTGCCCCGCCCGCGCCGCCCGTCACCCAGGAGGAGCAGCCTCGCGCCGCCTGA
- a CDS encoding alpha/beta fold hydrolase, with the protein MNASSDTEAMGVQVREGTVRLRDGRRLAYVESGDLSGLPVFFIHGNPGSRHMRHPDDRLTHALGVRLITPDRPGYGLSDYQPGRTLLDFPNDLEQLANALRVGRFALFGVSAGGPYVAASAWKLGERITRAALVSGAAPLARPGAMEGVNRDYRNAYAMAAWPEWLLHPLMAMHDRQVRANPSRALAGLRSQASADDRAVLADPRIAAQVQGWRYEATRKGVAGIRREAHILAQPWNVPLEEIRTEVDLWYWEGDSIVPPQMGRYLANRIPRAVPRFFPGGGHFSIFSHWTDILTPLVRQGS; encoded by the coding sequence ATGAACGCCTCGTCCGACACCGAAGCCATGGGCGTGCAGGTCCGCGAAGGCACCGTCCGCCTGCGGGATGGCCGGCGGCTCGCATACGTCGAGTCTGGAGACTTGAGCGGCCTGCCCGTGTTCTTCATCCACGGCAACCCGGGCTCGCGCCACATGCGCCACCCGGATGACCGGCTCACTCACGCGTTGGGCGTGCGCCTCATCACTCCGGACCGGCCAGGCTATGGCCTGTCGGACTACCAGCCTGGGCGCACGCTGCTCGACTTCCCGAATGATTTGGAGCAACTGGCCAACGCGCTGAGGGTTGGCCGCTTCGCGCTCTTCGGTGTGTCCGCCGGTGGCCCCTACGTCGCCGCGTCCGCGTGGAAGCTGGGCGAGCGCATCACCCGCGCGGCGCTCGTCTCCGGCGCGGCGCCCCTGGCCCGGCCGGGCGCCATGGAGGGCGTGAACCGGGACTACCGCAACGCGTACGCCATGGCCGCGTGGCCGGAGTGGCTACTGCATCCATTGATGGCCATGCATGACCGGCAGGTGCGCGCCAATCCCTCGCGAGCGCTGGCGGGCCTGCGCTCCCAGGCGTCGGCGGATGACCGCGCGGTGCTCGCGGACCCGCGCATCGCCGCGCAGGTGCAGGGCTGGCGCTACGAAGCCACGCGCAAGGGCGTGGCGGGAATACGGCGCGAGGCGCACATCCTCGCGCAGCCGTGGAACGTCCCCCTGGAGGAGATTCGAACGGAGGTGGACCTCTGGTACTGGGAGGGAGACAGCATCGTCCCGCCGCAGATGGGACGGTACCTCGCGAACCGGATTCCGCGTGCGGTGCCCCGCTTCTTCCCCGGCGGCGGACACTTCTCCATCTTCTCCCACTGGACGGACATCCTCACGCCGCTGGTACGGCAGGGAAGCTGA
- a CDS encoding alpha/beta fold hydrolase: protein MTASTPQRLRSFVTGQVELTRAVAHALKSRPFNPYPYLKPFIERASGVREPPISATPHTVVYTRGSMRLLRYAAPRRRHRTPILFVYSLINRWYILDFLPGRSLIEHLTREGYDVYAIDWGVPGQDEERLTWDDLLGGLIQTAVRWTLRVSKSRDLTLYGYCMGGTMALAYTSLYPEGVRNLVAQATPVDFSKGGLYTLWTSANHFDVDSLVDAYGNVPTPVLESGFLMAAPVQRLTRWLEVCRRIDDPEFVTTFLAMERWGADPVPFPGEVYRQYIKDCYQQNLFPQGLMEVGGERVDLRRIQCAILNVIAEHDTIALPAMSEPLPSLVSSKDCETRRYPVGHIGLSASSKGATKVWPSISAWIGARSKPMEP, encoded by the coding sequence ATGACCGCGTCCACGCCCCAGCGTCTTCGCTCCTTCGTCACCGGGCAGGTCGAGCTGACCCGCGCCGTCGCACACGCGCTCAAGTCGCGGCCCTTCAATCCGTACCCGTACCTCAAGCCCTTCATCGAAAGGGCCTCGGGCGTGCGCGAGCCGCCCATCAGCGCCACGCCGCACACCGTCGTGTACACGCGCGGCAGCATGCGCCTGCTGCGCTACGCGGCCCCGCGACGGCGCCACCGCACGCCCATCCTCTTCGTCTATTCGCTCATCAATCGCTGGTACATCCTCGACTTCCTTCCAGGGCGCAGCCTCATCGAGCACCTCACCCGCGAGGGATATGACGTCTACGCCATCGACTGGGGTGTACCGGGACAGGACGAGGAGCGGCTCACCTGGGATGACCTGCTCGGCGGGCTCATCCAGACGGCGGTGAGGTGGACGCTGCGCGTGAGCAAGAGCCGGGATTTGACGCTCTACGGCTACTGCATGGGCGGCACCATGGCCCTGGCGTATACGTCCCTGTACCCCGAGGGCGTCCGCAACCTCGTGGCCCAGGCCACGCCGGTGGACTTCAGCAAGGGCGGCCTCTACACGCTGTGGACGTCCGCCAACCACTTCGACGTGGACTCGCTGGTGGACGCCTACGGCAACGTCCCCACGCCGGTGCTGGAGAGCGGTTTCCTCATGGCCGCGCCGGTGCAGCGCCTCACCCGGTGGCTGGAGGTGTGCCGCCGCATCGACGACCCGGAGTTCGTCACCACGTTTCTGGCCATGGAACGCTGGGGCGCGGACCCTGTGCCCTTCCCGGGTGAGGTGTACCGGCAGTACATCAAGGACTGCTACCAGCAGAACCTCTTCCCCCAGGGCCTCATGGAAGTGGGCGGCGAGCGAGTGGACCTGCGCCGCATCCAGTGCGCCATCCTCAATGTCATCGCCGAGCACGACACCATCGCGCTGCCGGCGATGAGCGAGCCGCTGCCCTCCCTGGTCAGCTCGAAGGACTGTGAGACGCGGCGCTACCCCGTGGGCCACATTGGCCTGTCCGCCTCCAGCAAGGGCGCGACGAAGGTGTGGCCCTCTATTTCCGCGTGGATTGGCGCGCGCTCGAAACCGATGGAACCATGA
- a CDS encoding Uma2 family endonuclease, with protein MEYPAPRRSSRRSQQLAPFDPELGAEGPGGWVILPKPELHLGGNVLVPDLAGWRRERMPEIPDVTGVELVPDWLCEVLSPSTEALDRSRKMTLYAREGVNHLWFADPRIQLLEVYRREGNPWQRLDAYTGSAHVDAEPFEARKLNLGSLWER; from the coding sequence CTGGAGTACCCTGCACCCCGGAGGTCCTCCCGGCGCAGCCAGCAACTGGCGCCGTTCGACCCGGAGCTCGGAGCGGAAGGCCCGGGCGGCTGGGTCATCCTCCCGAAGCCTGAGCTCCACCTGGGCGGCAACGTGCTCGTGCCAGACCTCGCCGGGTGGCGGCGCGAACGCATGCCGGAGATTCCAGACGTGACGGGCGTGGAGCTCGTCCCCGACTGGCTCTGCGAAGTCCTGTCCCCCTCCACCGAAGCCCTGGACCGTTCGAGGAAGATGACGCTCTACGCCCGCGAGGGTGTGAACCATCTGTGGTTCGCGGACCCGCGCATTCAGTTGCTCGAGGTCTATCGTCGGGAAGGCAACCCCTGGCAGCGCCTGGACGCGTACACCGGTAGCGCCCATGTCGATGCCGAGCCCTTCGAGGCACGCAAGTTGAATCTTGGTTCACTTTGGGAACGATAG
- the ydfG gene encoding bifunctional NADP-dependent 3-hydroxy acid dehydrogenase/3-hydroxypropionate dehydrogenase YdfG gives MNVLITGATAGFGLAIARRFIQDGARVIASGRRTERLEALRAELGERVLPLTLDITDREAVERAIRSLPAEFAEVDVLVNNAGLALGLDLAQSARVEDWDTMVDTNVKGLLYCTHAVLPGMVARNRGHVVNMGSVAAEWPYPGGNVYGATKAFVHQFSLNLRADLHGTAVRVTDIEPGLVGGTEFSNVRFKGDDTRAASVYANTQALTPEDIADAVHWVATRPAHVNINVMSLMPVSQSFGPLPVKRQG, from the coding sequence ATGAACGTTCTGATTACCGGGGCCACCGCGGGATTCGGCCTGGCCATTGCCCGCCGCTTCATCCAGGACGGCGCGCGCGTCATCGCCTCCGGGCGGCGCACCGAGCGGTTGGAGGCCTTGCGCGCGGAGTTGGGCGAGCGGGTGCTCCCCCTGACGCTCGACATCACGGACCGTGAGGCCGTGGAGCGGGCCATCCGCTCGCTGCCGGCGGAGTTCGCCGAGGTGGACGTGCTGGTCAACAACGCGGGCCTGGCGCTGGGGTTGGACCTGGCGCAGTCGGCCCGCGTGGAGGACTGGGACACGATGGTGGACACCAACGTGAAGGGCCTCCTGTACTGCACGCACGCGGTGCTGCCCGGCATGGTGGCGCGCAACCGGGGCCACGTCGTCAACATGGGCTCGGTGGCGGCGGAGTGGCCCTACCCGGGCGGCAACGTGTACGGCGCCACCAAGGCCTTCGTGCACCAGTTCAGCCTCAACCTCCGCGCGGACCTGCACGGCACCGCCGTGCGCGTGACGGACATCGAGCCCGGGCTGGTGGGCGGCACGGAGTTCTCCAACGTCCGCTTCAAGGGCGACGACACACGCGCCGCGTCCGTCTACGCCAACACCCAGGCGCTGACGCCCGAGGACATCGCGGACGCGGTGCACTGGGTGGCCACGCGACCCGCGCACGTGAACATCAACGTCATGTCGCTGATGCCGGTGTCACAGTCCTTCGGGCCCCTCCCGGTGAAGCGACAGGGCTGA
- the queD gene encoding 6-carboxytetrahydropterin synthase QueD: MDIFKEFTFEAAHRLPNVPPGHKCSRLHGHSYRVEIHVRGPVGSQSGWVMDFSDIKEAFEPLRLKLDHYYLNEVEGLENPTSENLSRWIWKRLRPGLPLLSRVVVRETCTSGCIYQGEDD, translated from the coding sequence TTGGACATCTTCAAGGAATTCACCTTTGAGGCCGCGCACCGGCTTCCCAACGTGCCGCCCGGGCACAAGTGCAGCCGGCTTCACGGCCACAGCTACCGGGTGGAAATCCACGTGCGTGGCCCGGTGGGCTCGCAGTCCGGGTGGGTGATGGACTTCTCCGACATCAAGGAGGCCTTCGAGCCCCTGCGGCTGAAGTTGGACCACTACTACCTCAATGAGGTGGAAGGCCTGGAGAACCCCACCAGCGAGAACCTGTCGCGGTGGATCTGGAAGCGCCTGCGTCCGGGCCTGCCCCTGCTCAGCCGGGTGGTGGTCCGCGAGACGTGCACCAGTGGCTGCATCTATCAAGGCGAAGACGACTGA
- a CDS encoding right-handed parallel beta-helix repeat-containing protein, translating into MRNRSPWFTALCSAALLSLLACDGKGELTQEGGSPPGSSETPSTGNPSVPGTPPTNDDDDTTNPGTPEPPPVIVDIPDPPPQPEPQPQPEPEPPPEPEPQYSRILWVAPNGSDSASATEMAPLRTVTRALALVRPGEAIYLKTGTYAERLKLEEKGGSASSLLTLRAAPGAKPVLKPSGSGSSMVDVRGAYWSIEGLTIDVAGNASFAVLFRGVGAHHGVLRGSTLKNGTAGAGVNVCEKASDVLIEGNTISHFNRNGDDSHGVIVQTTARNVVVRGNDIHHNSGDAVQCIGPEGGATISGTPFDNLLVEDNELHENRENGVDVKTCTRVTLRGNIIWGHKMSSTSRGEGVVVHLSAKDVTLEDNVFYNNGRAISIGGVRQGSPPTNIVIRRNLVRDGLGGGEEGSGIRVDTTSNVKVHHNTVWNMPGPCLTFGHGDTGASASLDVRNNVFSGCGVAVRGGPGRSGAVVDANLYFRNSGSALFRLNGVDMGFSQWRSQSGLDGRSQEKAPGFVNIDTGDFRLGAGSPALNAGLSLGLAWCGPGPDQGAFESDCP; encoded by the coding sequence ATGCGCAACCGCTCGCCGTGGTTCACGGCCCTCTGCTCCGCTGCCCTGCTGTCCTTGTTGGCCTGCGATGGCAAGGGGGAGCTCACCCAGGAAGGTGGCTCGCCTCCGGGCTCCAGCGAGACGCCGTCGACGGGCAACCCGTCCGTTCCTGGCACGCCTCCCACCAACGATGACGACGACACGACGAACCCTGGAACGCCGGAGCCTCCGCCGGTCATCGTCGACATCCCGGATCCGCCCCCTCAGCCCGAGCCCCAACCCCAGCCAGAACCGGAGCCTCCGCCTGAACCCGAGCCCCAGTACTCGCGCATCCTCTGGGTGGCGCCCAACGGCAGTGACAGTGCTTCCGCCACGGAGATGGCGCCGCTGCGAACGGTGACGCGCGCGCTGGCGTTGGTGCGGCCGGGCGAGGCCATCTACCTGAAGACGGGCACCTACGCCGAGCGCCTCAAGCTGGAGGAGAAGGGTGGCTCGGCGTCCAGCCTGCTCACGCTGCGGGCCGCGCCGGGCGCGAAGCCGGTGCTGAAGCCGTCCGGCAGCGGCTCCTCCATGGTGGACGTGCGCGGTGCGTACTGGAGCATCGAGGGGCTCACCATCGACGTGGCGGGCAATGCCTCCTTCGCGGTGCTGTTCCGCGGCGTGGGTGCCCACCACGGCGTGCTGCGTGGCTCCACGCTGAAGAACGGCACCGCGGGCGCGGGCGTCAACGTGTGTGAGAAGGCCAGTGATGTCCTCATCGAGGGCAACACCATCTCCCACTTCAACCGCAACGGAGATGACAGCCACGGCGTCATCGTCCAGACGACGGCGCGCAACGTGGTGGTGCGTGGCAACGACATCCACCACAACTCCGGGGACGCGGTGCAGTGCATCGGCCCCGAGGGCGGCGCTACCATCTCCGGCACGCCCTTCGACAACCTCCTGGTGGAGGACAACGAGCTGCACGAGAACCGTGAGAATGGCGTCGATGTGAAGACGTGCACTCGCGTCACGCTGCGCGGCAACATCATCTGGGGCCACAAGATGTCATCCACCTCGCGCGGCGAGGGCGTGGTGGTGCACCTGTCCGCGAAGGACGTCACCCTGGAGGACAACGTCTTCTACAACAACGGCCGCGCCATCAGCATCGGCGGGGTGCGCCAGGGCTCGCCGCCCACCAACATCGTCATCCGCCGCAACCTGGTGCGGGACGGCCTGGGCGGCGGCGAGGAGGGCAGCGGCATCCGCGTGGACACGACGTCGAACGTGAAGGTTCATCACAACACCGTCTGGAACATGCCCGGGCCGTGTCTCACCTTCGGCCATGGCGACACCGGGGCCAGCGCCAGCCTGGATGTGCGCAACAACGTCTTCTCCGGATGTGGGGTGGCGGTGCGCGGCGGCCCCGGGCGCTCGGGGGCGGTGGTGGACGCCAACCTCTACTTCCGCAATTCGGGCTCGGCCCTCTTCCGGCTGAACGGCGTGGACATGGGCTTCTCGCAGTGGCGCTCGCAGAGCGGGCTGGACGGCCGCTCCCAGGAGAAGGCCCCTGGCTTCGTCAACATCGACACCGGGGACT